From Alligator mississippiensis isolate rAllMis1 chromosome 1, rAllMis1, whole genome shotgun sequence:
TTTGTTTAATTTTAGAGTCATGATTTTATTTCATCTTTGTTTTTCATGGTGGTTTCCACTGGAGGTTTATCCTTACCTAAAATGTCTTGAAGATCTGTTGACACATCATTTGAACAATTCTCAATGTCACATAAACCTCCCTCTACAACTCCTGGATTTTCACAATCTTGGTTTGGATTTTCATCATCTTTTTCGCTTTCTTTTTTGGAATGAGAAATGTTCTCCTTTTTGTCTGAAGGATCTTGAACTTTTTCTAATTTGGAATTCTGACTTTCAGCATCATTGTTCTTTTCACCATTGCTCTGCTTAGCTACTTCACAATTGATTTCTGATCCATTCTGGTCATTTACTTCACCATTTTTTGTAAGTTCTACCTTTTTTTCTTCAGCTGCTTTGCTACTTGAGCCACCAGTTGTAGATGTGTTTTTCAGATCTTTTTGTTTCTTATGTTTAGAAATGTAACTGTTGTGAACAGAGACTGGGGATGCTGACTTTTTActtgttttgtttccttctgaTTTCTGTTTTTTTGGTGGTCCCCAAATGAAATGCTCTGAAGGGGCATAATGCTGCTGGGCAAATCTCAGGAGCTTCCTCCTTTCTCTTCGGTCTCTAATAGTATAAACAAAATATTCTAAAGCACTTTGCTTAATATTAGGAATGGTGTCTTCCACGAGAGCTTCATGGAGAATAAACTTCACAAGAGGAGATTTGAAACTTTCATATCCAAGCTCCCCAAGGCTCTTCAGAATGCGAGTGATTCTTAAGAAGTTGTGTTGGGATCTGAAGGAAAGGATTAACTGTACTCAGATAAAAATAATGTAACGAAAAAGTTATAAAATTAATTTAGTTAAAACCAGAAAGAGAACATAATCTACTAGGTTATAAGACCAGAGCTGGCTTACCTTTGGATGACTTTGGATATGTTATTTAACCATTCTGTGCCTTATTTTCTTATTTGTAAAATGCAGATAATAATGCTTAATAATACCTTCGTTGCAGAAGTAGTGTGTGTAATAATTAATATCTGTGAAGAACTTGAATATCTTTGGATGAAAATAACTAAGAAACTAACTAATATGatttatttattgtagcaatATTTCATTGTCTTAAAACTTGCTAATTAGCTTTTAGAAGACTTGAATCATACAAAATGTGCAGTGAGTAAGATCTGGGGCTCCTGAGAAATTCTGTCTTATTTTGGGTTGAATCAAAGTCCAGCAAGGTCACAGAATTACAGAATCACTGGAAAGCAATCCCGGAAGGGAATTTTTAGGAGGttatctggtccagccccctgctcaaggcaggatcatccctgactaaaccatcccagttaaCTGTCTGCCTACCCTGCTCTTGTACAATTCCATGGATGCAGACTCCACTAGCCCTCTAGGTAAACTGTTTGAACGCTTAACTACCTACcctcagtcagaaagttcttcctaatctccagcctaaagtTTTTCTGCTGCAGTCCGAGACCACGGCTTCTAGTCTTGTCTCTTATAGCCAAACAGAATAGTCCCATCTCCATCCATTCAGGTCAATGGAATGACTCAGCTGATTACTATATCAATGAACTAtttggtgatttaaaaaaaaaacccaaatattatTTACCCCATTTGCTCATAAGCAATCCTACTTTTAAGAAATCAGGGTGTGATCGTAATGAAAGGAGAAAATATTGCAAGCAAACATACTTCAATTTTAAGGTCAGAAGAGTTAGAAAATTACtaagatataaataaataaatacaatgttTGGATATGGTGTGGGCCAAATGCAATGCAGACTTCCTAGATAATCCCTACAAAGGCAATATGCATATTGCAAAAGTTGTAGCAAGGTTTGGTCCAGTACATGTTCAAGCTATTCACTTAAATGTTATAGCTACATGCATTAAATagcaaaatgtttaatttggGGGGGAGGAAACTTAACTCAGCTCCACTAAAAGCACGGTTCATTTATTCCTTCTTGAAAAAGACAAACAAATGCTTAGATAATCGAGTGTTTCTTAACAGTGCAGAAGTGTCACTTTAGAAATAGCAGAGAAGTTTGTACAATAGCCTGTTATACAACTTAATTTGGAATTGTGCTCTTATTCACTTCAAAGTTCTATTTTCAAGAAATTCATTGCTTTTGGTTAGACTGACAGCAGGTGAGCAGCATAATCACAAGAATATGTAGGAGAGATGCTCACATACAGACACAAAACAATCACTGACTGTTTCTTTttgtctctctccctttcctggcATTCTTTGGAAAATATATCTGGTCTTTCTCTGGAAAATAAAGGATGAAAATTCTATGCCAATTCTAAAGTATGTAGGGCATGCCATTACTTACTCATTCAAATGCTGAAATCTTTCTTGCCAGTTAGCAGCTCGTGCTACATTTCCAGTTTTATCAATTAGTTTTATTCCAAAAAACTCCAGCATCATTTTGTAAGCTAACAGGAATCTTCTAATTGCTTCTTTAGTTTTCTTGAATtcctaacaaacaaacaaaattaatcTAAAATCCAAAACAGTCCTAAAATAAGTACTCTGCATTGTACACAACAACAAGCATCAATACTAACCCAACAGTTTACATTAAGCAAAGTTTTCATTACCTCAATTTCGTATGTAGTTAATTCTTTAGCATAGAAGTTCAAACCTTGTTCTCTCAGTGGGAAAAGCCTGTTGGGAAAAAAAGTTTGTTATAGTTTACTGTGGAAGAAACACTTAACCAAATCAAAGGTTTAAAACAGAAATAGCCAATAAGTAACCAACCACTGTATATAAGTGTGGTTATGTTCCAGTTTTTCATAGTCTCCTTTCCATTTATTTAGGACTTCTTCAATATAGACGCCTGTATAAATAAATCGGGACACTATTAGGTCGCCATCCAAAACAACTTTCAAGTATATCAAGAAAGCACATGTGACCTGAATATAAAACTAAAATATATAATTTGGTCCCATATCACACCCGATACTCAAGACAAGCCCTTAAATTGAAAAACACCCATTAGCACAGACCACAAATAGAGACTAATTAATATAGATCAGATCTTCAATTGGTGCAAACTAACATAGCTCCATTGATTTCCACTTAAATGAGtggagctacactgatttataccagctgaaaatATGGTGCTGTAACCTGTGTAAGGTACATTGATCATCATGTATTCAATGGTGCAGGTTTCTTATTGCATCTATCTTGACAAGCTACTTAGATATGATATTCAGAGGGAGATATCTAATCATTACTTTAACACATGATCCTATCACAGATGTTCAAACCTTGTTTTCTCAGTGGGAAAAGCCtgttagaaaaataaaagcttgTTACAGTTTACAATGGAAGAAATGTTAACATATGATCCTTGTTAAGTAACATGTGTTCTTGATACAGGAAGAAAGTAATCCATTCAAGCATCTCCCCAAATGCTAAAAACCATTAGGACCCAGGAACCTGTTTCACTTAGTTGTGGGTGAAAATTCTGATGCCTCTAGTATTGGCTAAAGATTGAGTTTTTCTAGTCAGACAGGAACAAACTACTATGATCTGAGAAACTCAACTTGTATTAGTCTCAAAAGATTATTTGGCCTTCTAGCAACCGCTCCATCCAACACGAGAGGGAcaaaccaaacacacacacacaaaaattaatTATTTCTACCACAGCAACACTTAGGAGCCAAAGTCACATGCGAGGACGAAAAGATGTTCTTTATCCCCAGCACAGAATAATCTAATTTTAGGAGTACAATTTTCAGAGGTGCCAATGCTAGATCCTCTCTGATTTAAAACTATAATAGTTCAGCAAGCCCTCAAAGTTCAAAGTTCATCAGTCGAACTAATCAAAATAATGAAATTGGCCTAAAAATCATGATTTTTAGGCCAATCTTATAGGTTTGCTCTCTTGAATTTTGAACTTCCCTTGCTAGAATTGTAAAATTCCTAGTTTTTCCATAGCTTCAAAAGAAACCGTTTCCCTCACAAGAAATGCCTTCCTTTTCCAGAACTTCTGTCTCTACCCCCTGCCCATCTCCAGTGAGTGAATGACAGTGTTAACTTGCCCAAATGTAATGAGTCCAATCATTCTGGTGCCTGGTTGTAGGAGTTCTTGCAAACTGGCTGATAGTGCACAGCCTCTACCTTCTCTTCTACTATAAAATTCTAATTAGTTCATTCTGTGCTTCGTTATCCCAACATTTGCCCATTCACCATCCCAGTTGTCACTgatgcctcccctccctcttACTGCTCACATCAACTTTGTTCCCCTGGTCCTGCTAATCTgctcctcctgcagctccagaagTTCTTCATAACTCTTTCTTGAACATCATGAAGATGCAGTGCCACAGTATCCCTGTCTCCAGTTTGCCAGGCCTAGCAGGGTGGGAGAATTTCCAATCTTTACTCTCCCACCCTTCTCAAGTCTGGCAACATGGGTATAGatagaggaggagcagggggtagATTGTCCCATTATCCCCAAGAAGGAAAAGAaggtctgctacttcccaggGGCCGGCATCTGGGACATAGCAGAGAGAATCCCAAAGATTATccggccctctgaccactaccctatgctccttatccatgtcgGCACAAATtacacagctcagagcaatctGAGACGGGTCATGAGGGACTACGGGGCTCTGGGAGCGGGGCTTAGGGGCACAGGTAGTCTTTTCCTTGCTCCTCCCGGTTGTGGGTCACGGGTTGAGGAGGGTCGAGgcagtcaaccaaagactgcggcgctggtgtcatcgtgaaggcttcagcttccatgctAGCAGTCTGTTCTTTGGTGAAAGAGGtggtggtctgctggggagagatggcctccacctcactccactggggaggtggctcttctcagccagactggttgacctgcctgatcaggctttaaactaagcctgccgggtGTTGGGGGGAttaccaccactgcaagcccactgggcaacctttctaaatccagcaggctaaggcacttaagagaACCCACCCCTACACTAGCCCCAGATCAATTTGTGGGGAAGGCAGGAGCCCCTaatgggacacttgcctgcctgtacaccaataccaggagcttgggaaataaacagAAGGAGGTCCTCCTACTAAACAAAAATGAttatgacctcatagggataacggagacctggtgggactccacctatgactgggccacaggtatagatggcaaTACCCTGTACAGGCACAATCatgtagacaaaaggggtgggggtgtagctctctatgtcaaggacagctacacgtccctgcaattTGActttggcacccaggaaggattACTAgagtccctctgggttaaaatacatggggaacgtggcacaggagacatggtaggagtctactacagacctcctaaccagaaacaagaggtagaccaggaatttgccagggaactggctgaggctgcatgttcctggtgcatggttgtcatgggagactttaactacccgaacatctcatgagaagagcactcggccaaatctgatcagtcgcaaagctttctcacatgcatggaagagctctacctgactcaagaagtctatgggctgacaagaggtaaagtgttgctggacctggtactggacaaaggggatgatctagtcagcaacctaagaatcagtggaaagctgggtgatagtgaccacgagctgatcacctttactatccatcgcaaagctggctcAGCAAtccagaagtcctcgacttcaggaaagctgactttgacaagctcaggaagctcactgccaaggccctaagggaccatgactcgacaggaagaggagtccaagaggagcaattgctcctcaagggagcgatcctgccagtacaagggatggccatcccatctcagaggaagggtagcaaaagggcatagcagcccccttggctcagcagggaacttgaggaccttcTACACCTCAagagagagacttataaaggatggaagactggtattaccaccaaggaggagtactcagcactggtccatacctgcagggagcaaatcaggaatgccaaggctgcaactaagctccatctggcttcacatatcaaggatagcaaaaagtcctttttcagatatgtagggagtcggaaaaaaagcaggggtaacattggacccctgctgaaccaagtgggacagctgataaccaacactcaggaaaagtccaacctgcttaatgggaaCTTCGGATTGGTCTTTCATCAATCCAAGGGGACTGTCGTGCCTAGCAAGACACGGGACGGCCACGGTGAGGGCAtgtttatacccagcatcggcgCTGAtgtagtaaaggatcaccttgagaggctgaacaccttcaagtcagctagtcctgacagattacaccctagagtactcaaggaactggcaggtgtcatagcccaaccattggcaaaaatatttgaaaacttgtggtacTCAGCTGAAGTACCCgaggactggaagaagaccaacgaggtacccatcttcaagaaagggcggaaagtagatcctgggaattacaggccaatcagcttgacctcaatctttggtaagattctggagaaaattatcaaggagacccttctggataagctggctgaggacagcatcctgagggatagccagcacaagTCTGTCTctggtagatcttgcctgaccaatctcatctccttctatgaccaggtgatatattgcctggacaagggagaagagattgatgtcatatatctggacttaaaaaaaacaaacctttgatctggtgtcccacgacctcctcatggaaaaaatgaccaactgtggcctcagctacaccacagtccaatggctgggaaattggctccaaggttggacccagagagtagtggtcaatggtagtgaatcattatggcgtgctgtgaccagtggtgtctgccaaggctctgtccttggactggttctctttaacatctttatcgaCAATGTGGACAATGGTGTCAGAAGCGTGCTggctaagttcaccaatgacactaaactttggggcatagcgtccacacctgcagacagactagtgatctaggctgacttggataaacttagtaagtgggcagttacaaacctgatgatgttgaatgccaataaatgtaaggtattacACCTTGGGGAAAACCCCCCCCACAGCATaattataggctcagtagtgctacgctggttagcaccactgctgaaagagactgggggtcatgactgaccacaagatgaacatgagccaccaatgcgatgttgcagctagtaaagcaaacaaaactctggcttgcatccatagatgcttctcaagtaaatctcaggatgtcatcctcctgctgtcctcggccttgatgaggccgcagctggagtactgcatccaattctgggctctgcaattcaagaaggatgtcaagaagcttgagagagtccagaggagagccacatgcatgatcagagggcaagagaataggtcttatgaagagaggctgagagccatggaactcttcagtctggaaaagcacaggctcaggggggacctggtggctgcttataagtacataaggggtacacatcaggatctgggagaacatctgttcaccagagcgccccagggaaaaacaaggaccaatggttataaactcctacaagatcgttttaggctggacagaagaaaacatttctttacagtccgatcccccaagacctggaatagactccctccagaagtggtgcagacacctactctggactcattcaagaaacgtttggatgtttatcttgctgggatcctttgaccctagctgactcctaaccttgggggagggggctggacttgatgatcttcgaggtcccttccagccctaacgtctatgaaatctaaatctAAAAGGAAGTAGAAACATGCTGGGGTCTTCCTGctcatttctcctcccatttaatctattttgctttctttctcctcTCAGCTGGTGAAGGCAGGAGAAAAAGCTCAGCATGTGTCCAGCAACTGCTTTGCTCTTCATAAGGGAGGGGCAGTAGGAAAAGCTGTGGTAAGACAGAGTTGTCCATTGGCCAGGGTTTGACGTCACTAGGAGCTCCACCCTTGGCCAAAATCCATTATTCACAGtgattaagaacataagaactgccattgactgggtcagaccataggtccatcttgcccagtatcctgtatcacacagaggcagagagtagatgctgaaaggaagGGTAAACAGGTTTTGACCAGGTTTTTTCCTgttgttcctctcccacttgcagccttcagAATTAACAATGCTATTAATATATTCTATAGAAGTAAACACATATAAATGATTCTGAAAACCATACTTAAAGTCTGTAGGTTTTCCAGTTAAACTATGGCTACTTCAGAGCCAATGTTGTAGTAAGAAGCAACAAAGCAGGGAGCCCCTTTCTGACAATACTCCTGGCACCTGGCCCCTAGAGTATGCTGGTTCTTTATGGATACCATACGGAGTCATGTTTGGGTAAGATGGCCACTCCTTCCTGTGCTTTACAATGACCTCTCGCTAGTCAAAGCTCAAAAGCAGATTTCTATCCCCGATGTTCTTGATTTATTGGCCACCTTTGACAATGCTAACCATGTTATTCTCAAAAATATGCCTTTCTTTCACTTCCATGGCTCTGTCTTCTTCTAGTTCTTTTTTGAACTCTCTAATTACTCCTTCaagcttttttagtgatgctccTCAACCACCCTCAGCTTTCTGACAGTCACACAAGGCTTCATCTTTGGTCTCCATTTGTTTTTAGTCTATGCCCAATTTCTGAGTAAATTAATCTGAAAACAGAAATTCAACTACCTTTCCTATGCTGATGATTCCCAGATATGCCTCTCTACTCCAGATATGTCACCTTCTGCCCAAACTCTGTTTCCAATATTTCCTTGTGAATAACCAGCTTTGTCAATCATAACTAGAGTAAAGGTTTTACACCTCTACAGATCTGTCCCAATATCCCTTTTCTTGATCACTACTGACAATGCCATCACTATCTCAGCTGTTACTTTACCCTACAAATTGGGTGTCATCTTCAGCTTAGACTACTGATCAAGAACGTAAAGGTGGAAGGCAACTTGGGGAACAGTGATcatgaaatgatagagttcaagatctaagaaaaggaaggaatttTAGAAAAGCAGACATTAACATATTCAGTTAACGGCTAGGCAGGATTCAATGGGATGAAAGCCTGAAGGGAAAAGGAATCTAGGAAAACTGaattgtactttaaagaaaccataTTAAGTATGCAAGAGAGCATTCTTCCTTCCTGAAGTGAGGAAGAATAGGAAGTACAGCAAAGTGTAACAAGAGACCATCATAGCTAACTAGACTTGATCTTCAATGacttgaaactcaaaaaggaatctcTCAAAAAGTGGGAGCTTGGCCAGGTTACTAGGTATAAGTAGAAGACTCTTGCAgaagcatgcagggagaaaaattGGGAAGGCAAAGGCACACAGACAGGAACATAACAGCCATCAAAAAAGCATTCAACAAATAAGTTAGAAGAATAATACCCGATAAAGTGTAGCTCCCTTAGTGAATGGAGAGGACAATCTAGCAACGGAGGATGTAGAGAAGGTTGAACTagttaatgcctttttttacatCAGACTTCATGAATAAGGTCAGCTATCAGATGATGCATGACTCTGGCAGCACAGATGAGGAAGAAGATAATCAGCTTAGAGTAGGGAAAGAACAGTCggagattacttagagaagctggatgCTTTTaaatcagcagggctggatgagttaCATCGTAGAGTACTCAAGGATCTAGCCGAGGCAACTCCAAAACTACTGGCTATCCTCTTTGAAgacctcacctctatccttgcgaaaactctggaaaaaatcattaaggatccctaagctgttcttttgccactgttgcctACTTACCTGCTCCCCAGACTGTCTGGaatctgaccttgcctgtgaagaccaaggcaTTGAATTCTTCAGCCTTGAGAAATCATGGAAGTCAGACAAAGTCCTAGAAAAACAGCACTTCCTTCctcacactgcagggctggggagcagcaggttgggagtgagggcactggcaaggccagggggctgtggcttgggagtgaggggcaacagcatgggcaggggtagggcactggcctatcagggctgctcagcaccacaaagaagcagggggggacagccacagctggacctgtgtctaGTGAtcgaagggagcagggagagctcagatttttccataagaaaaacaaaatcaaacaccaaaatatatgggtacaggtttcccttgatttatacAGGTTctatatatgcaaatttgctcttatgtgatgaccctttttataccccaaATTCGTTATatacaaggtaaattcactcttatgtgatcagctcTGGGGCTCCTCTTATGGAGGCCATGGCATGGAGAagtaagtctgtaggggaaggggcaggcagaggggcatggcatggcctgttggctgctcccagggctggcagcagcctgctttcatcccactgcagcctggggccagcggtggcaccaggctcttcctggtgctcggGGCGggtggcagcctgcagcaggatgagagcaggctagagccagtggctgctgtagactggggctggtggcagcactaggctcttcccagcgctcagcggcagtgctgggagggcaggttggggGAGAGTGGGTGGCTAtggtaaattttggggtggcagcagcccctctctCATCACCATGGTCCTCGCCAagcgctgggaagagcctgcagAGGCTGCCGGCCCCAGCCTGTGGTGGGACAAGAGCAGGCTAACACCTGCCTTGAGCACCTGGAAGAACTCGGTgccgcccctgctgcagccaacactgtctgcttgcagccgctgggctgcaccgcatccctctccccgccccttccctagccccagccttgctcccgaacgtatccctatttgttactttataaactgggtttcctttatgcaaattcaatttatgtgcaGTTTTGAGAGAACACTTCTACCGCATacatcgagggaaacctgtatttagaatgtattttattgtaatcctgaggcttccaaactgctttaaaattgcaaatatatcaattAAACATTGTGTTCACCtaacacctatatatatatatatatatatatatatatatatatatatatatatatatatatatatagtggcatttcattttaattgtagaaaaatgtggatttggggggttttaatcagagaattttggatttttatcagagaaaaccaggatccctagtgatcAGGAACTATCAACATGGATGTGTCAAGAGCAAGTTATTCTCAATCAACTTGATTTCATTTTACAATGAAGTCATTGGTTTTGTGGCTAGGGGGTGAACAATGGAAGTGGTGCACCTCAActgtagcaaggcttttgacaccatctcccatTATATTCTCATTAAGAAGCTAAATGAAATACAGTGTAGATAAAACTACCAGAAAGAATATTCGAAAACCAAAAACA
This genomic window contains:
- the OGFRL1 gene encoding opioid growth factor receptor-like protein 1 isoform X1; the encoded protein is MGSLLSSASFKEPTTVEDCDSTWDTDSEPGGPGPGPAGELQGPGGGGEGQLGPGGEEAEAAAAEAGGREDAEAASPEQSEDATELTTKPKRSFYAARDLYKYRHQYPQNFKDLRYQNDLCNLRFYKNKIPFKPDGVYIEEVLNKWKGDYEKLEHNHTYIQWLFPLREQGLNFYAKELTTYEIEEFKKTKEAIRRFLLAYKMMLEFFGIKLIDKTGNVARAANWQERFQHLNESQHNFLRITRILKSLGELGYESFKSPLVKFILHEALVEDTIPNIKQSALEYFVYTIRDRRERRKLLRFAQQHYAPSEHFIWGPPKKQKSEGNKTSKKSASPVSVHNSYISKHKKQKDLKNTSTTGGSSSKAAEEKKVELTKNGEVNDQNGSEINCEVAKQSNGEKNNDAESQNSKLEKVQDPSDKKENISHSKKESEKDDENPNQDCENPGVVEGGLCDIENCSNDVSTDLQDILGKDKPPVETTMKNKDEIKS
- the OGFRL1 gene encoding opioid growth factor receptor-like protein 1 isoform X2, encoding MGSLLSSASFKEPTTVEDCDSTWDTDSEPGGPGPGPAGELQGPGGGGEGQLGPGGEEAEAAAAEAGGREDAEAASPEQSEDATELTTKPKRSFYAARDLYKYRHQYPNFKDLRYQNDLCNLRFYKNKIPFKPDGVYIEEVLNKWKGDYEKLEHNHTYIQWLFPLREQGLNFYAKELTTYEIEEFKKTKEAIRRFLLAYKMMLEFFGIKLIDKTGNVARAANWQERFQHLNESQHNFLRITRILKSLGELGYESFKSPLVKFILHEALVEDTIPNIKQSALEYFVYTIRDRRERRKLLRFAQQHYAPSEHFIWGPPKKQKSEGNKTSKKSASPVSVHNSYISKHKKQKDLKNTSTTGGSSSKAAEEKKVELTKNGEVNDQNGSEINCEVAKQSNGEKNNDAESQNSKLEKVQDPSDKKENISHSKKESEKDDENPNQDCENPGVVEGGLCDIENCSNDVSTDLQDILGKDKPPVETTMKNKDEIKS